From the genome of Vitis riparia cultivar Riparia Gloire de Montpellier isolate 1030 chromosome 2, EGFV_Vit.rip_1.0, whole genome shotgun sequence:
cGGGTATGATAAATTCCCATACCTGCCCCGCCCGccccgtttttttttttttttttttttttttgaattcatAACTGAAACAGCTGCTGCCCCTCCTTCACGTATTGCCACAGTGCCGCCGCGATCAGATCTCCGACTGTTGAATCCGGCGACATCACAACCTGGACTGGCCCTAAACTCCTCTGAACGGTGAGATTGAGCAGCAACTTGGTCAATCGTGGCCCTCTCTCCGGCGACAGTCCAGAGACACTCCTACCTGAGAGCAGGTCCAGCAAGGTCTTTGGACGGCGAAGCTCCGCCTGCGGGGTCATAGTCATCGGAATACTGGAGTGGAACGACGACGATCTCTGGGCCAGCTTCCCCTTCAGGTTCTTCTCTTCCTGTCCTCTTCGGTGAGTCTTGGAAGTAAACATGATGATAACAGTAGAATTTTAAAAGTGCGGGAAGGAAATTTCAATGAATAGATTATCTCAATCGGCAGTAATGGAAGAATCTGAGGTGAGGGAAGCCAAGAAATGGAGAAGAGCTGGTGCTCTTTGGTTTCCGGCGACAGGAAGCCATACCCAGAATGGTGGAAGAgtgaataaaagaaatattaatcggggcggggcggggcggggtgggggcatacccgaacccgcccgaacccgccccgggttttttaaacaattcccaaacccgtcccaaacccgtttatttaaatttaaccccgtcccattaggggcggggcggggcgggtacccgaaaaaacccgccccattgccatccctagtttggttgctgtttttgaaaactgttctggaaaacagtttttaagaacagtttttggtgttttaaaaaaaaaaattgtgtttgggaactgaatttta
Proteins encoded in this window:
- the LOC117930491 gene encoding uncharacterized protein LOC117930491 is translated as MFTSKTHRRGQEEKNLKGKLAQRSSSFHSSIPMTMTPQAELRRPKTLLDLLSGRSVSGLSPERGPRLTKLLLNLTVQRSLGPVQVVMSPDSTVGDLIAAALWQYVKEGQQLFQL